In Physeter macrocephalus isolate SW-GA chromosome 9, ASM283717v5, whole genome shotgun sequence, the DNA window aggctgggatggACACAGCTCACCAGGGGTATGTCTGATGCCAGGGTCCTTCTCCGAATCCCTCTTGCTGTACACTTCCCTTGGCCGGGTGAATGGATATGACTTCCCTTGGCAACCTTTGGTGGCAGGACTCTCCACTGCTCCCTggtcctccctccccctctgttTTCACTGATCAGCCCCACTCTCTTGGCAGGGGGGCCCAAAGTTCATGCAGGAGCATGAGGTCACCTCCCAGGCCAGCCATCTGAACCTGCTGTTAGGGTTCATGAAACAGTGGAAGGCCCAGCTGGGCTCTGGCCTGGGGTCTGGGCCCGTGGCCCTGGAGCGGAATCTGTCAGACCTGCAGCTGCAGGGGGCTGTGGAGGCAGCTGGGGACCTAGAGGTGGACTGCTACCGGGCCCCCTGCTCCGAGAGCCAGGAGGAGCTGGCCCTGCAGCACTTCATGAAGGAGAAGCTCCTGACTGAGCTGGAGGGGAAGCTGTGCGTGTTTGAGAACATTGTTGCCGTCCTCAACAAGGAGGTGGAGGCCTCGCACCTGGCCCTGGCCGCCTCCATCCACCAGAGCCGGCTGGACCGTGAGCACATCCTGAGCTTGGAACGGAGGGTGAGCATGGGAGGCGCGTGTACCCTCAAGGCAGCTCAggcccaccaccaccccgccgccCCATCTTGTCTCCAGAGCAGAGGACCAGCCTTCCTCCTAAGCATTCTCCCTGTGCAGACCAGTCACTCCTCCTTCAAAAATCTCTCTCCTGCATCCCAAAACCTTCTAGGAAGGGGACTGAGTCAGAAGTTATAGTCAAGGTCAAACGCCCCCATCCAGtgcttcctttcctttgcttGAACTTCTGCAATAGACTATTCCCACCCCAAGCATCTCATTCCACAGCTGGACATTTTGCACTGTTAGAAAGTTCTCCCTCATACTTAACTAAAATCAGCCTCCTGTGTCTTCCCTGCCCCCCGGGGCCCCCAAAACATCTGACTTCTAGCCCCCATGGAAGTCCTTCAGAGATGAGCAGTCAGTAATAATATCCTgagtgtttccttctttaggctAAACACCCCCAGTGCCTTCACCACTTCATCAGAGCACATTGTTTGACGCTGTCCTCATATGTTCTGGCTCAGCCTCTAAAGGATTCCACACACTCAGAGTGGTGGTCCCAAACCACCAGATAATCCACTTACCTGACAGTTCTTGGTTGCGCCAGACTGTCCCCTCCTTTGTTCCAGAGCTTATACTTTTCTTAATATAACCAGTCACAATGTTAATGTTGCTTTTTGCGGGGGCAGCAGCATTACCTCACCGTCTCATGTTGAGTTAGGCTTGGATTTTAGTTCCAAGTCCACCATTAACTTGCTGTATAGATCTGAGCAAGTCACAGGACTGCACCTTTCCCAGCCATAAAATGAGGGATTCAATTTTCTTTAAGGACACTCACTTCCATTCCTGACTTCCCTACCTGAGTACACCCAAGAATAAATTTGTAATTCTTTGAAATGTCCGTGGAGGAACCTACCAGAAGAGCCAGGCACTGGGTTTGAGTGGCGAAGTAAAGGATTTATTTATGTAACTCTTGCCCCAGTTGGAAGGTGATGTCCTCCCTGAGGGCAGTGACTGTGTCTTCAGTTCATTAACGAATTTCCTGGCTCTACtcttacgtgccaggcactgtgcaaggcaTGGACACAGATAAAATGAGCATGGGCCCAGCCGTTGATAGGGGAGACCATCTATCCTGTtggaaaggcagaaaaatataTCTCAGATGGTTGTAAAGCCTCTATAAGATCgaagatgaaagagagaaaccaGCTGAGCTGGGGCAGTGGTTAAGGGTTTCGCAGAGGAAGAACTCTGCGAGCCAGATTCCTGACGGACGAACAGGAGTTGGCCagtggagaaggaagggaaaggaatccCAGGCAGGAGGGACGGCATGTACAAAGGCAGATGCACATGGCTGAGGGAGGCAAGGAAAGCAAATTCGGGGGCAGCTCTGTCTCTACATCCCGCTGTCCCCATCCCACCGCCAAGCTGGGTTCTGGTGCCCCTGGCTGAATGGGCTTCCCCGCCCCAGGTGGTGGAGCTGCAGCAGACCTTGGCCCAGAAAGACCAGGCCCTGGGCAAGCTGGAGCAGAGCTTCCGCCTCATGGGAGAGGCCTCCTACGACGGCACCTTCCTATGGAAGGTCACCAGTGTCACCAGGCGGTGCCATGAATCAGCCTGCGGCAGGACCGTCAGCCTCTTCTCCCCAGGTAAGGCCTCCCCGGGGGCACAGACACCAGCTGGGGGAGgcgggcaggggggtgggggggtgttccGCTCTGACAGGTGGGCTGCGTCCAGTGAGGCCAGTGTCCCTTCAGGCCCCCGGCCCTACCAGGCCCGCGGAGGTAGTAGGCCCCTCCGCGCTCAGCCGCGTGGAGCAGGGGCTGTTTGCACCGGGCACACCTCCCTGGACATCCGTCACAGTCTGCAACTAGGAATAAAATGATCTACGTTGTGTGGGTATCAGTTGTGAAAGAGAGTGCGCTGTGAACCAAAGTTTATGTAGATGCGAGGGAAGCCCAGGGTGACTTTCACAGGTAAATACCATGGGGCCCCGCCCTCAGAGACCCTGTGGTCAGAAATAAGGCAAGTGGAGAACTCTCTTTGTACCACTGTGGGGAGCACGGGATTGAGGAATGTGTAAACTGGGGCAGTTCTTAGTCATTTCTGGGGCCCCTGGGCCTGGCACAATGTCTTGCATAAAGTAGGCAGTTACTGGTTGTTGTTTCTCTTCATTAACTGATAGCTGTTTATGTAACAATGTGTATATTTGTGCTCAGACCTGTGTGCTTTTCCCCTGGCTGCACTCGCGTGCCTCTAAGTAAAGGGGTGGGTCGTTAAGGAGGATTTCTGCCCGTGGCAGTGGCAGTTTTAGCCGCCACTCACATCTGCCCCAGCCTCATGCCTTTCCTGGCCACCTGCTCCTCTGACACACCCAAGGTCAACAGTGCTGGGATTAAGAGGGGCATGGGAGTTTGCCCCACACCCTAGAGCAGGCTGGGTCCTAAAGCCAGGCCCCTTTCCTCAGCAACAGGGACAGCCCCTTCAGGGGGTGGCCTCGCCTCCTACCCGTAAGCTTTTTTGTCCTGGCTTCTTTCCAGAGAGGGAAAAAGCAAGCAGTGTCTCTGGCTTCCTGTTCTACCAAAACACAAGGGGCACACATGAGTCAGACTGTCAGCCTGTGCCTCCTCCACTCCTTCCTGCACGCCCTCCACGGCCTGTCCCCGCTCAGCCCCTCCCAGAAGGGCCCTCATGGTGACGGCTCCTGGAACCCACGCTCAGATGGCTCTTTCAGCTGCGCAGGGCGAGAGCCCACAGGCCCCTGTGCCTAATCACCAGGGCATGATTCATCCCGGGGGCCTTGCCGGCGCTGGCCGGCAGAACTGTGGGCCACCGcgctccctcccagcctccaggagaCCCCAACCGCTTGGCCTAGGGCAGCAGAAAGAAGTCCGTGTTGGGAGGTAGGAGGCCTGGCCCCTCATTCTGTCCCTGCCCCCAGTACACTGGGACACCGTGGCCAGCCACTTCCCCTTGCTGGGCTTGGGTTCCCAACTACAGAATGCAGATTGGTTAAATCAGAAGTGTGATCCCAGGGCCAGCAGCATCTCTACCCCCTGTTAAAAATGCCAGTTCTCAGTCCTCACCCCAGCACTACTGAGTCAGAAGCTCCAGGGGCAATCTGTGATTCTGATGGCCTTTGACAGCCACCAGGCCAGATGATCTCCAAGATTTGATGCTCTATAACGGAGAAGAACGCTGAGCTCCATCCCCAGATTtcggtttttttggttttttttttttttttggctgcattgggtcttgtcAGAAGCTCCAGGGGCAATCTGTGATTCTGATGGCCTTTGACAGCCACCAGGCCAGATGATCTCCAAGATTTGATGCTCTATAACGGAGAAGAACGCTGAGCTCCATCCCCAgatttcggtttttttttttttggctgcgttgggtcttcgttgcggtgtacgggcttttcattgcggtggcttctcttgttgcagagcacaggctctaggcacgcaggcttcagtagttgtggtgtgcaggctcagttgttgtggctcgcgggctctagagctcaggctcagtagttgtggcgcacgggcttagttgctctgcagcatgtggggtcttcccggaccagggctcaaacccgcgtcccctgcatcggcaggcggattcttaaccaccgtgccaccagggaagtcccgattttgTAGTTTTGAGCCATGACTTGGGCATGCCTAACTGCcagtcccagtttcctcatctgcaaagtccaGCACTCTCCAGCTGCCTCGGCGCTGACTCTGTCTTCCTCATTTCAGCTTTCTACACTGCCAAGTACGGATACAAGTTGTGCCTGCGGCTCTACCTGAATGGGGACGGGACGGGGAAGAGGACCCACCTGTCCCTCTTCATCGTGATCATGAGAGGGGAGTATGATGCTCTGCTGCCGTGGCCTTTCCGGAACAAGGTATGGGCCTGGGggacagtgggggtggggtggaggaaacCCGGGTCCTGCTCCTGATTTAGCCATGAACTTGCCTGTGTGACCTCGGCAGATCCTTCGCCCTCCGTGCTGTCAGTTTCCCCTCATAAAACAAGAGCCTGAGTTCACATCTAGTAGCCAAGGCTCTTTGCTTCATTCTGAGTCCAGGAGCTACAATGTTTGGACCAGCAGCCCTGCAAGACATGTAGAGATGAAGTTCACCTGGTGGGTGAATAAGGAGAACTTCTTGGAGGAGGTCCTGTGGGGCTAGCCTGAACTGACAGCATTCtcagaaaaagggaaggaggaggcagaTGCTACTACACACCttttagaatggccaaaatccccAACGCCAACAGCACCcaatgttggcaagggtgtggtgcaacaggaactctcactcgCTGCTGGTGGGACGATAAAATGGtaaagccactttggaagatagtttggcggtttcttacaaaattaaacatactcttatcatgCGACCCAGAAATCactctccttggtatttacccaaatgtgTTGAAAACTTAACGTCTACGCAAAACCCCTGCAGACAGATATTTACAGCAACTTTATTCGTGAtcgccaaaacttggaagcagccaagatgtccttcagtaggtgaatggataaataagctcTGGTAGATctagacaatggaatgttattcagtgcTGTAAAGAAATaagctaccaagccatgaaaagatacggaggaagcttaaatgcagattactgagtgaaagaaacccaTCTGAAAAAGCTagatactgtgtgattccaattatatgacattctggaaaaggcaacactgtggagatagtaaaaagatcagtggttgccaggatttcacggaggggaggagagaggaatagGTGGAatgcagaggatttttagggcagtgtaAATACTCTGAATGATGTTATAATGATAAGATTCACGtccttatacatttgtccaaacccatagcgTGTACAATGCTAAGAATGAACCTTAAACTAGGGACTTTGGGTGAATATGATGCGTCAA includes these proteins:
- the TRAF1 gene encoding TNF receptor-associated factor 1, whose protein sequence is MASGSASSPRPAPDENEFPFGCPPTVCQDPPEPRPLCCTVCLSENVRNGEDRICPKCKGDDTPSERPGSLLSQEQDHPEVAEAGVGCPFAGVGCSFKGGPKFMQEHEVTSQASHLNLLLGFMKQWKAQLGSGLGSGPVALERNLSDLQLQGAVEAAGDLEVDCYRAPCSESQEELALQHFMKEKLLTELEGKLCVFENIVAVLNKEVEASHLALAASIHQSRLDREHILSLERRVVELQQTLAQKDQALGKLEQSFRLMGEASYDGTFLWKVTSVTRRCHESACGRTVSLFSPAFYTAKYGYKLCLRLYLNGDGTGKRTHLSLFIVIMRGEYDALLPWPFRNKVTFMLLDQNNREHAIDAFRPDLNSASFQRPQSETNVASGCPLFFPLNKLQSPKHAYVKDDTMFLKCIVETNA